A genomic window from Pseudonocardia broussonetiae includes:
- a CDS encoding ATP-dependent helicase, with amino-acid sequence MMGPVTALDGFSPATRDWFSGAFAAPTAAQEGAWSAAQAGRHALVVAPTGSGKTLAAFLWALDKLAAGPVPEEPKHRCRVLYVSPLKALAVDVQRNLRSPLTGIRQAAQRLGLAVPDVTVGMRTGDTPADERRSFMRTPPDVLVTTPESLFLILTSAARESLKGVETVILDEVHAVAGTKRGAHLALSLERLDELLPAPAQRIGLSATVRPIDEVSTFLAGARPVEVVQPTIPKTIEVTVEVPVPDLAALDQRPAPGSSDEEVIGSAAGTAERPSIWPAVERRLLELVRAHRSTIVFSNSRRLAERLTSRLNELAAEEAEGAQDLDDLAFPAEAVGQSGIGGGAPPVVAKAHHGSMSREQRTLVEEELKGGLLPCVVATSSLELGIDMGAVDLVVQVEAPPSVASGLQRVGRAGHQVGAVSTGVVFPKYRGDLVSCAVVAERMTSGAIESMRYPRNPLDVLAQQIVAMVALEPWALDDLTRLVRRAAPFAALPDSALHSVLDMLAGRYPSEEFGELRARITWDRVTDTLAGRPGAQRLAVTSGGTIPDRGLFTVMTPGGADGAGSRVGELDEEMVYESRVGDTFLLGTSSWRVEDITHDRVIVTPAPGVPARMPFWKGESIGRPLELGRAVGAFVREMSALDTADARARAAAAGLDEWAIDNLLAYLHEQRDATRHVPSDRTVLVERFRDELGDWRLVVHSPFGRQVNGPWALAITARMRERRGVECQASAGDDGIVLRLPDAVDDSGTEVVPTAEDVLLDPAEVEQIVVAELGGSSLYASRFRECAARSLLLPRRDPRRRSPLWQQRQKSAQLLAVAGRYEQFPVTLEAMRECVQDVYDLPGLRSLMADVQARKVHVVEVQTPSPSPFARSLLFGYVGMFLYEADAPLAERRAAALSLDSTLLAELLGSEAIRELLDPEVLAEVEASLQRLAEDRHVRDAEGTADLLRFLGDLTTEEAAARGAAPEWLAGLESARRAIRVRMGGEERWLAIEDAGRVRDALGAPLPVGVPEAFTEPVADPLGDLVLRYARSHGPFAAAQCAARFGLGVAVVAGVLDRLVGSGRVVRGELRPGAEGIEYCDAEVLRRLRRGSLARLRAEVEPVEQRALGRFLPAWQGVRTGADDGRRGRMRRAPGAEDVLGVVEQLAGAPLPASALESLILPARLPGYTPALLDELTAAGEVTWTGCGPLTGSDGWLAIAPADVADLLLPEPEPDVADAPLHRALLAALDGGGALFFRELADRAGRALVEAGDAGPGDDAVVAAIWDLVWAGLLTNDTLGPLRARLGGGKGGAHRTRRTASRGRYAQLRAGRPTMPSRGGPPSVGGRWALAVDREPDATRRAHARAEAFLERHGVLTRGALSTERVVGGFAAVYRVLRAMEDSGRARRGYVVEGLGAAQFAVPGAIDRLRAMSRPDGAPGEDGLSRVVLAAADPAQPYGAALPWPPTAGDTKHRPGRKAGALVVLVEGAPALYVERGGKSLLSFTAEHDELAAAAQALAGAVHEGWLGSLAVEKADGVGSLGSELADVLTEAGFRVTPKGLRLRA; translated from the coding sequence ATGATGGGGCCCGTGACCGCTCTCGACGGCTTCTCCCCCGCCACCCGGGACTGGTTCTCGGGTGCCTTCGCCGCGCCCACCGCGGCGCAGGAGGGCGCGTGGAGCGCGGCGCAGGCGGGCCGGCACGCGCTCGTCGTCGCCCCCACCGGGTCGGGCAAGACGCTGGCGGCGTTCCTGTGGGCGCTCGACAAGCTGGCGGCCGGCCCGGTGCCCGAGGAGCCCAAGCACCGCTGCCGGGTGCTGTACGTGTCGCCGCTCAAGGCCCTGGCCGTCGACGTCCAGCGCAACCTGCGCTCGCCGCTCACCGGCATCCGCCAGGCCGCGCAGCGCCTCGGCCTCGCGGTCCCCGACGTCACGGTCGGGATGCGCACGGGCGACACGCCGGCCGACGAGCGCCGCTCGTTCATGCGCACCCCGCCCGACGTGCTCGTCACCACGCCGGAGTCGCTGTTCCTCATCCTGACGTCGGCGGCGCGCGAGTCGCTCAAGGGCGTCGAGACGGTGATCCTCGACGAGGTGCACGCCGTGGCCGGCACCAAGCGCGGCGCGCACCTGGCGCTGTCGCTGGAGCGCCTCGACGAGCTCCTGCCCGCCCCGGCGCAGCGGATCGGGCTCTCGGCCACGGTGCGCCCGATCGACGAGGTGTCCACGTTCCTCGCGGGCGCGCGGCCGGTGGAGGTCGTGCAGCCGACGATCCCGAAGACGATCGAGGTCACGGTCGAGGTGCCGGTGCCCGATCTCGCCGCGCTCGACCAGCGACCCGCGCCGGGCAGCTCCGACGAGGAGGTCATCGGCTCGGCCGCGGGCACGGCCGAGCGGCCCTCGATCTGGCCGGCGGTGGAGCGGCGGCTGCTGGAGCTCGTGCGCGCGCACCGGTCGACCATCGTGTTCTCCAACTCCCGGCGCCTGGCCGAGCGGCTCACGTCGCGGCTCAACGAGCTGGCCGCCGAGGAGGCCGAGGGCGCCCAGGACCTCGACGACCTGGCGTTCCCGGCCGAGGCGGTCGGGCAGTCCGGCATCGGCGGCGGCGCTCCCCCGGTGGTCGCGAAGGCGCACCACGGGTCGATGTCGCGCGAGCAGCGCACGCTCGTGGAGGAGGAGCTCAAGGGCGGGCTGCTGCCGTGCGTGGTGGCCACCTCCAGCCTGGAGCTGGGCATCGACATGGGCGCGGTCGACCTCGTGGTGCAGGTCGAGGCGCCGCCGAGCGTGGCGTCGGGCCTGCAGCGCGTCGGCCGGGCCGGGCACCAGGTCGGCGCCGTGTCCACCGGCGTCGTGTTCCCCAAGTACCGGGGCGACCTCGTCTCGTGCGCGGTCGTGGCCGAGCGGATGACGTCGGGCGCGATCGAGTCGATGCGCTACCCGCGCAACCCGCTCGACGTCCTCGCCCAGCAGATCGTGGCCATGGTCGCGCTGGAGCCGTGGGCCCTCGACGACCTCACGCGCCTCGTCCGCCGCGCCGCCCCGTTCGCCGCACTGCCCGACTCGGCGCTGCACTCGGTGCTCGACATGCTGGCCGGGCGCTACCCGTCCGAGGAGTTCGGCGAGCTGCGGGCCCGCATCACGTGGGACCGCGTCACCGACACCCTGGCCGGACGCCCCGGCGCGCAGCGCCTCGCCGTCACCTCCGGCGGCACGATCCCCGACCGCGGCCTGTTCACCGTGATGACGCCGGGCGGGGCCGACGGCGCCGGGTCGCGGGTCGGCGAGCTCGACGAGGAGATGGTCTACGAGTCGCGGGTCGGCGACACGTTCCTGCTCGGCACGTCGAGCTGGCGGGTCGAGGACATCACCCACGACCGCGTGATCGTCACGCCCGCCCCGGGCGTGCCCGCGCGGATGCCGTTCTGGAAGGGCGAGTCGATCGGGCGTCCGCTGGAGCTGGGCCGCGCGGTCGGGGCGTTCGTGCGCGAGATGTCGGCGCTCGACACCGCCGACGCGCGGGCGCGCGCCGCGGCGGCCGGGCTCGACGAGTGGGCCATCGACAACCTGCTCGCCTACCTGCACGAGCAGCGCGACGCCACCCGCCACGTGCCGAGCGACCGCACGGTCCTCGTCGAGCGCTTCCGCGACGAGCTGGGCGACTGGCGGCTCGTCGTGCACTCGCCGTTCGGGCGGCAGGTCAACGGCCCGTGGGCGCTCGCGATCACCGCGCGGATGCGCGAGCGGCGCGGGGTCGAGTGCCAGGCGTCCGCGGGCGACGACGGGATCGTGCTGCGGCTGCCCGACGCCGTCGACGACTCGGGCACCGAGGTCGTCCCCACCGCGGAGGACGTGCTGCTCGACCCGGCCGAGGTCGAGCAGATCGTCGTGGCGGAGCTGGGCGGGTCCTCGCTCTACGCGTCGCGGTTCCGGGAGTGCGCGGCCCGCTCGCTGCTGCTCCCCCGCCGCGACCCGAGGCGGCGCAGCCCGCTGTGGCAGCAGCGGCAGAAGTCGGCGCAGCTGCTGGCGGTGGCCGGGCGCTACGAGCAGTTCCCGGTCACGCTCGAGGCGATGCGCGAGTGCGTGCAGGACGTCTACGACCTGCCCGGGCTGCGCTCGCTGATGGCCGACGTGCAGGCGCGGAAGGTGCACGTCGTCGAGGTGCAGACGCCGTCGCCGTCGCCGTTCGCGCGCAGCCTGCTCTTCGGCTACGTCGGGATGTTCCTCTACGAGGCCGACGCGCCGCTGGCCGAGCGCCGCGCCGCGGCCCTCTCGCTCGACTCCACGCTGCTCGCCGAGCTGCTGGGCTCCGAGGCGATCCGCGAGCTGCTCGACCCCGAGGTGCTCGCCGAGGTGGAGGCCTCGCTGCAGCGCCTCGCCGAGGACCGCCACGTGCGCGACGCGGAGGGCACCGCCGACCTGCTGCGGTTCCTGGGCGACCTCACCACCGAGGAGGCCGCCGCCCGCGGCGCGGCTCCGGAGTGGCTCGCCGGCCTGGAGTCGGCGCGGCGCGCGATCCGCGTGCGGATGGGCGGCGAGGAGCGCTGGCTCGCCATCGAGGACGCCGGGCGGGTGCGCGACGCGCTCGGCGCGCCGCTGCCGGTCGGGGTGCCGGAGGCGTTCACCGAGCCGGTCGCCGACCCGCTGGGCGACCTCGTGCTGCGCTACGCCCGCAGCCACGGCCCCTTCGCCGCGGCGCAGTGCGCGGCGCGGTTCGGGCTGGGTGTCGCGGTGGTGGCGGGCGTGCTCGACCGGCTGGTCGGGTCCGGCCGGGTCGTGCGCGGGGAGCTGCGGCCGGGCGCCGAGGGCATCGAGTACTGCGACGCCGAGGTGCTGCGGCGGCTGCGGCGGGGGTCGCTGGCGCGGCTGCGCGCCGAGGTCGAGCCCGTCGAGCAGCGGGCGCTGGGCCGGTTCCTGCCCGCGTGGCAGGGCGTGCGCACCGGCGCCGACGACGGCCGGCGCGGCCGGATGCGCCGTGCTCCCGGCGCGGAGGACGTGCTCGGCGTGGTCGAGCAGCTCGCCGGGGCGCCGCTGCCGGCCAGCGCGCTGGAGTCGCTGATCCTGCCCGCGCGGCTGCCCGGCTACACCCCCGCCCTGCTCGACGAGCTCACCGCGGCGGGCGAGGTCACCTGGACCGGGTGCGGCCCGCTGACCGGCAGCGACGGCTGGCTGGCGATCGCCCCGGCCGACGTCGCCGACCTGCTGCTGCCCGAACCCGAGCCCGACGTCGCCGACGCGCCGCTGCACCGCGCCCTGCTCGCCGCGCTCGACGGCGGCGGCGCGCTGTTCTTCCGGGAGCTGGCCGACCGGGCCGGGCGCGCGCTGGTCGAGGCCGGCGACGCGGGCCCCGGCGACGACGCCGTGGTCGCCGCGATCTGGGACCTCGTGTGGGCCGGGCTGCTCACCAACGACACGCTCGGCCCGCTGCGGGCCCGGCTCGGCGGCGGCAAGGGTGGGGCCCACCGCACCCGGCGCACCGCCTCCCGCGGCCGGTACGCGCAGTTGCGGGCGGGGCGGCCCACGATGCCCAGCCGGGGCGGGCCGCCGTCGGTGGGCGGGCGGTGGGCGCTCGCCGTCGACCGCGAGCCCGACGCCACCCGCCGCGCGCACGCCCGCGCGGAGGCGTTCCTGGAGCGGCACGGCGTGCTCACCCGCGGGGCGCTGAGCACGGAGCGGGTGGTCGGCGGGTTCGCCGCGGTCTACCGGGTGCTCCGCGCGATGGAGGACTCCGGGCGCGCGCGGCGCGGGTACGTCGTCGAGGGGCTGGGGGCGGCGCAGTTCGCGGTCCCGGGGGCGATCGACCGGCTGCGCGCGATGTCACGGCCCGACGGCGCGCCGGGCGAGGACGGGCTCTCGCGGGTGGTCCTCGCGGCCGCCGACCCGGCGCAGCCCTACGGCGCGGCGCTGCCCTGGCCCCCCACCGCGGGCGACACGAAGCACCGGCCCGGGCGCAAGGCGGGCGCGCTCGTGGTGCTGGTGGAGGGGGCGCCGGCGCTGTACGTGGAGCGGGGCGGCAAGTCGCTGCTCTCGTTCACCGCCGAGCACGACGAGCTGGCGGCGGCCGCGCAGGCGCTGGCCGGGGCGGTGCACGAGGGGTGGCTCGGGTCGCTGGCGGTGGAGAAGGCCGACGGGGTCGGGTCGCTGGGCTCCGAGCTCGCCGACGTGCTCACCGAGGCCGGGTTCCGCGTGACGCCGAAGGGGCTGCGCCTGCGGGCCTGA
- a CDS encoding hemerythrin domain-containing protein yields the protein MPDVIRLILDDHESFRARFAELEQLRDDPTAAAAVWAPLAADLEVHASAEEQFFYPQLLKRVEDIEDETEDAVSDHDEIRQGIRRAAGHEPGSDEWWAGIQEAREANDEHLAEEESDDLAPFLEKASLEVRQEVGEKFAAYKREHAHGAGLDYSDTGAEEYMAEHT from the coding sequence ATGCCCGATGTGATCCGCCTGATCCTCGACGACCACGAGTCGTTCCGCGCGCGCTTCGCCGAGCTCGAGCAGCTCCGCGACGACCCCACCGCCGCCGCCGCCGTCTGGGCCCCGCTGGCTGCCGACCTCGAGGTCCACGCCAGTGCCGAGGAGCAGTTCTTCTACCCGCAGCTGCTCAAGCGCGTCGAGGACATCGAGGACGAGACCGAGGACGCCGTCTCCGACCACGACGAGATCCGCCAGGGCATCCGCCGCGCCGCCGGCCACGAGCCGGGCAGCGACGAGTGGTGGGCCGGGATCCAGGAGGCCCGCGAGGCCAACGACGAGCACCTCGCGGAGGAGGAGAGCGACGACCTCGCCCCCTTCCTGGAGAAGGCCTCGCTCGAGGTGCGCCAGGAGGTCGGCGAGAAGTTCGCCGCGTACAAGCGCGAGCACGCCCACGGCGCCGGTCTCGACTACTCGGACACCGGCGCCGAGGAGTACATGGCCGAGCACACCTGA
- a CDS encoding CoA transferase has translation MTTPLRQVWARLGGDPAGPDRLAVTGPPAVLRSTFAVTDAGVAAVGASLLAATDHPVGLDTRALAVALRSERYVLRGGASLGAPFDPLSAFHRTADGWLRLHANYPWHRAAALRVLGCTEAQVPAAVAERAGVELEAAVHAAGGVAAAVRTQERWREETGAPPPLVEQRVVGDAPPRPVRRPRVLDLTRVIAGPVATRTLALHGADVLRLDAPDRPEMPLQAADTLPGKRSALLDLADAARREELLAGADVVVTGYRPGALDAFGLAPEALAQRHPGLVVVTLSAWGERGAWGGRRGFDSLVQAACGIAADEGTAEAPGALPAQALDHTTGYLGAAAALLALAAQRREGGTRHVRLSLVGTAAWLQGLPRGGAADVPDVDPTPHLQEIDDLTLAAPPGTVDGSPLRWPRPAPSFGTAAPTWR, from the coding sequence ATGACGACGCCGTTGCGGCAGGTGTGGGCCCGGCTCGGCGGCGACCCCGCAGGCCCGGACCGGCTCGCGGTGACGGGCCCGCCGGCCGTGCTGCGCTCGACGTTCGCCGTGACCGACGCCGGCGTCGCCGCGGTCGGCGCGAGCCTGCTGGCCGCCACCGACCACCCAGTCGGCCTCGACACCCGCGCGCTCGCGGTCGCCCTGCGCAGCGAGCGGTACGTGCTGCGCGGCGGGGCGTCGCTCGGGGCGCCGTTCGACCCGCTCTCGGCGTTCCACCGCACCGCCGACGGCTGGCTGCGGCTGCACGCCAACTACCCGTGGCACCGGGCCGCGGCGCTGCGGGTGCTCGGGTGCACCGAGGCGCAGGTGCCGGCGGCGGTCGCGGAGCGCGCGGGCGTCGAGCTGGAGGCGGCGGTGCACGCGGCGGGCGGGGTCGCCGCCGCGGTGCGCACGCAGGAGCGGTGGCGCGAGGAGACGGGCGCACCGCCGCCGCTGGTGGAGCAGCGGGTCGTCGGCGACGCCCCGCCCCGGCCCGTCCGCCGCCCCCGCGTCCTGGACCTGACCCGCGTCATCGCGGGCCCGGTCGCCACCCGCACGCTGGCCCTGCACGGCGCCGACGTCCTGCGCCTGGACGCCCCGGACCGCCCGGAGATGCCGCTGCAGGCCGCCGACACGCTGCCCGGCAAGCGGTCCGCCCTGCTCGACCTGGCCGACGCCGCGCGGCGCGAGGAGCTGCTGGCCGGCGCCGACGTCGTCGTCACGGGCTACCGACCGGGCGCCCTGGACGCGTTCGGCCTCGCCCCGGAGGCGCTGGCGCAGCGCCACCCCGGCCTGGTCGTCGTCACCCTCTCCGCGTGGGGCGAGCGGGGGGCGTGGGGCGGGCGGCGCGGGTTCGACTCGCTCGTGCAGGCGGCGTGCGGGATCGCCGCGGACGAGGGGACGGCCGAGGCCCCGGGGGCGCTGCCCGCGCAGGCGCTCGACCACACCACCGGCTACCTCGGCGCCGCCGCGGCCCTGCTGGCGCTGGCCGCGCAGCGCCGCGAGGGCGGCACGCGGCACGTGCGGCTGTCCCTCGTCGGCACGGCGGCGTGGCTGCAGGGCCTGCCCCGCGGCGGCGCGGCCGACGTGCCGGACGTCGATCCCACCCCTCATCTGCAGGAGATCGACGACCTCACGCTGGCCGCGCCGCCCGGCACCGTCGACGGCTCACCCCTGCGCTGGCCGCGGCCCGCGCCGTCGTTCGGCACCGCGGCCCCGACCTGGAGGTAG
- a CDS encoding DUF3046 domain-containing protein — protein MRLTQFRELMEGEFGAVRASSLARDHVFAELGGRTVEQALEHGYDPREVWRAVCAAYDVPPARQ, from the coding sequence GTGCGCCTGACCCAGTTCCGCGAGCTGATGGAGGGCGAGTTCGGGGCCGTTCGCGCCTCCTCGCTCGCCCGCGACCACGTGTTCGCCGAGCTCGGCGGCCGCACGGTGGAGCAGGCGCTGGAGCACGGCTACGACCCCCGCGAGGTCTGGCGGGCGGTCTGCGCGGCCTACGACGTGCCGCCCGCGCGCCAGTAG
- the recA gene encoding recombinase RecA: protein MTAAPDREKALELALAQIEKNHGKGSVMRLGDDTRPPVGIIPTGSIALDVALGVGGLPRGRVVEIYGPESSGKTTVALHAVANAQAAGGIAAFIDAEHALDPEYAKALGVDTDNLLVSQPDTGEQALEIADMLIRSGALDLIVVDSVAALVPRAEIEGEMGDSHVGLQARLMSQALRKITGALSNSGTTMIFINQLREKIGVMFGSPETTTGGKALKFYASVRLDIRRIETLKDGSDMVGNRTRVKVVKNKVAPPFKQAEFDILYGVGISREGSLVDVGVEQGLVRKSGAWYTYEGDQLGQGKENARKFLRENPDVANEIEKRIKEKLGIGAVVDADAALPAPVDF, encoded by the coding sequence ATGACCGCAGCACCCGACCGCGAGAAGGCGCTCGAACTCGCCCTCGCCCAGATCGAGAAGAACCACGGCAAGGGCTCGGTGATGCGCCTCGGCGACGACACCCGCCCGCCGGTGGGGATCATCCCCACGGGCTCCATCGCGCTCGACGTCGCGCTCGGCGTGGGCGGCCTGCCCCGCGGCCGCGTCGTGGAGATCTACGGCCCCGAGTCCAGCGGCAAGACCACGGTCGCGCTGCACGCGGTGGCCAACGCCCAGGCCGCGGGCGGCATCGCGGCCTTCATCGACGCCGAGCACGCGCTCGACCCGGAGTACGCGAAGGCGCTGGGCGTCGACACCGACAACCTGCTCGTCTCCCAGCCCGACACGGGGGAGCAGGCGCTCGAGATCGCCGACATGCTGATCCGCTCCGGCGCGCTCGACCTGATCGTCGTCGACTCGGTGGCCGCGCTCGTCCCGCGCGCGGAGATCGAGGGCGAGATGGGCGACAGCCACGTCGGCCTGCAGGCCCGGCTCATGAGCCAGGCGCTGCGCAAGATCACCGGTGCGCTCAGCAACTCCGGCACCACGATGATCTTCATCAACCAGCTGCGCGAGAAGATCGGCGTCATGTTCGGCTCGCCGGAGACCACCACCGGTGGCAAGGCGCTCAAGTTCTACGCCTCCGTGCGCCTCGACATCCGCCGCATCGAGACGCTCAAGGACGGCTCCGACATGGTCGGCAACCGCACCCGCGTCAAGGTCGTGAAGAACAAGGTCGCCCCGCCGTTCAAGCAGGCGGAGTTCGACATCCTCTACGGCGTCGGCATCAGCCGCGAGGGCTCGCTGGTCGACGTGGGCGTCGAGCAGGGCCTCGTCCGCAAGTCGGGTGCCTGGTACACCTACGAGGGCGACCAGCTCGGCCAGGGCAAGGAGAACGCCCGCAAGTTCCTGCGCGAGAACCCCGACGTCGCCAACGAGATCGAGAAGCGCATCAAGGAGAAGCTCGGCATCGGGGCCGTCGTCGACGCCGACGCCGCCCTCCCCGCTCCCGTCGACTTCTGA
- a CDS encoding regulatory protein RecX — MGRVARFGEAGAESAPAAEARLDRIGADGPAAAVAGFEGLDGGAEADADHAPVGDATASAVARLDAVAAAPPAAPLAELDAAEGAGATAPTRTARFGEGRVRQARSGGGGRAGEARSTERRTRRDAAATRTRRSAGTSSSPDTPSSPDTSVTSDGPPGSPPEEAPDDRRAGSEKPRRGWGPRQIDPDADPLVAAREICLRLLTDRARTRHELAQALKQRGVPDEASESVLSRFDEVGLIDDAAFAGQYVRSRHTYRGLSRRAIAMELRRKGVDDEVAGEALEEVDPASEELRARELVDRKLRTVPADTPEQRKKAANRLVGMLARKGYGGGIAYRVVREALAAHGAEIDELDGPDL, encoded by the coding sequence GTGGGTCGGGTCGCGCGGTTCGGTGAGGCCGGTGCGGAGTCCGCGCCGGCCGCCGAGGCCCGGCTCGACCGGATCGGCGCCGACGGCCCCGCCGCGGCGGTGGCGGGGTTCGAGGGGCTCGACGGCGGGGCCGAGGCCGACGCCGACCATGCCCCGGTCGGCGACGCGACGGCGTCAGCGGTCGCCCGTCTCGACGCGGTGGCCGCCGCCCCGCCGGCCGCACCGCTGGCCGAGCTGGACGCGGCTGAGGGTGCCGGAGCCACTGCGCCCACCCGCACGGCGCGCTTCGGCGAGGGGCGCGTCCGGCAGGCGCGCTCCGGTGGGGGTGGGCGGGCCGGGGAGGCACGGTCCACCGAGCGCCGGACCCGGCGCGACGCTGCGGCAACCCGCACCCGGCGGAGCGCCGGCACCTCATCCAGCCCCGACACCCCATCCAGCCCCGACACGTCCGTCACCAGCGACGGCCCTCCAGGGTCCCCGCCCGAGGAGGCGCCGGACGACCGCAGGGCCGGGAGCGAGAAGCCCCGGCGCGGCTGGGGCCCCCGGCAGATCGACCCCGACGCCGACCCGCTGGTCGCGGCCCGGGAGATCTGCCTGCGGCTGCTCACCGACCGCGCCCGTACCCGGCACGAGCTGGCCCAGGCGCTGAAGCAGCGGGGCGTGCCCGACGAGGCGTCCGAGTCGGTGCTGAGCCGTTTCGACGAGGTCGGCCTCATCGACGACGCCGCGTTCGCGGGGCAGTACGTGCGCTCCCGCCACACCTACCGCGGCCTCTCGCGACGCGCGATCGCGATGGAGCTGCGCCGCAAGGGCGTCGACGACGAGGTGGCGGGGGAGGCGCTGGAGGAGGTCGACCCGGCGTCGGAGGAGCTGCGCGCCCGCGAGCTCGTCGACCGCAAGCTCCGCACGGTCCCCGCCGACACCCCGGAGCAGCGGAAGAAGGCGGCCAACCGGCTGGTCGGCATGCTCGCCCGCAAGGGCTACGGCGGCGGCATCGCCTACCGCGTCGTGCGGGAGGCACTCGCCGCCCACGGGGCCGAGATCGACGAGCTCGACGGCCCCGACCTGTAG
- a CDS encoding DsbA family protein, translating to MADVHFYFDPVCPFAWMTSKWVRQVQAARDYTVDWRFISLRLLNAHIDYDAHFPPEYEAGHTAGLRLLRLAAATRQAHGREAVDGLYAALGAEVFDRAPVPDAPADHGRRGTADFVAPVLAGLGLPADLADALDDDSHDAVIQAETDEALALTGKDVGTPILHFEPPQGVAFFGPVISRLPAPDEAAELWDHVIALARFPGFAELKRSLRELPRLRALGVADDEVGVEQDWHAGSRRQKR from the coding sequence ATGGCCGACGTGCACTTCTACTTCGATCCCGTGTGCCCCTTCGCGTGGATGACCAGCAAGTGGGTGCGGCAGGTGCAGGCGGCGCGCGACTACACCGTCGACTGGCGGTTCATCTCGCTGCGGCTGCTCAACGCCCACATCGACTACGACGCCCACTTCCCGCCGGAGTACGAGGCCGGGCACACCGCGGGCCTGCGCCTGCTGCGCCTGGCCGCCGCCACGCGGCAGGCGCACGGGCGCGAGGCGGTCGACGGGCTGTACGCCGCGCTCGGCGCCGAGGTCTTCGACCGCGCCCCGGTGCCCGACGCCCCCGCCGACCACGGCCGCCGCGGTACCGCGGACTTCGTGGCCCCGGTGCTCGCCGGGCTCGGTCTGCCCGCCGACCTCGCCGACGCCCTCGACGACGACTCCCACGACGCGGTGATCCAGGCCGAGACCGACGAGGCGCTGGCGCTCACCGGCAAGGACGTCGGCACGCCGATCCTGCACTTCGAGCCGCCGCAGGGCGTGGCGTTCTTCGGGCCGGTGATCAGCCGCCTGCCCGCGCCCGACGAGGCCGCGGAGCTGTGGGACCACGTCATCGCGCTCGCCCGCTTCCCCGGGTTCGCCGAGCTCAAGCGGAGCCTGCGCGAGCTCCCCCGTCTGCGCGCGCTCGGGGTGGCCGACGACGAGGTCGGGGTGGAGCAGGACTGGCACGCGGGGAGCAGGCGGCAGAAGCGCTAG
- a CDS encoding LysR family transcriptional regulator has product MTLTQLAYLVALADSRSFTRAADAVGVAQPTLSRQLRVLEDEFGAALVERGGREGVTLTPAGEVVLPLARRMLADADRARTGVAELIGLRSGRVRVGGTPSLCIGVLADVLRVFHEQHPDVRLELVESGSQPLVRSLVRGELDVALVIVPTAGIDTALHTTPVLRERLSVASPASDRAPTTRASLTIHELARRPLIVPRQGYDVREATLQAYADAGETPRFAVEGGEMDAVLRLVEAGTGVAVVPDLVFAGRPRLRRTVLTPALYRTVALARRADLAPTHAMQAFRDTLLSFLADLSAGDNLPGDVQVLRRPDPLPG; this is encoded by the coding sequence GTGACGTTGACGCAGCTCGCGTACCTGGTGGCGCTGGCCGACTCCCGCAGCTTCACGCGCGCCGCCGACGCCGTGGGGGTCGCGCAGCCGACGCTGTCGCGGCAGCTGCGCGTGCTGGAGGACGAGTTCGGGGCGGCGCTGGTGGAGCGGGGCGGGCGCGAGGGCGTCACGCTCACCCCGGCCGGTGAGGTGGTGCTGCCGCTGGCCCGGCGGATGCTGGCCGACGCCGACCGCGCCCGCACCGGCGTCGCGGAGCTGATCGGGCTGCGCAGCGGGCGCGTGCGCGTCGGCGGCACCCCGTCGCTGTGCATCGGCGTGCTGGCCGACGTGCTGCGGGTGTTCCACGAGCAGCACCCCGACGTGCGGCTGGAGCTGGTGGAGAGCGGGTCGCAGCCCCTGGTGCGCTCGCTGGTGCGCGGGGAGCTCGACGTCGCGCTGGTGATCGTGCCGACCGCCGGCATCGACACCGCGCTGCACACCACGCCGGTGCTGCGCGAGCGGCTGTCGGTGGCCTCCCCCGCCTCCGACCGCGCGCCGACCACCCGGGCGTCGCTGACGATCCACGAGCTCGCCCGCCGCCCGCTCATCGTGCCGCGGCAGGGCTACGACGTGCGGGAGGCGACGCTGCAGGCCTACGCCGACGCCGGCGAGACCCCGCGGTTCGCCGTCGAGGGCGGGGAGATGGACGCGGTGCTGCGCCTGGTCGAGGCCGGGACGGGCGTCGCGGTGGTGCCCGACCTCGTGTTCGCCGGGCGCCCGCGGCTGCGCCGCACCGTCCTCACGCCCGCGCTGTACCGCACGGTCGCACTGGCCCGCCGCGCCGACCTCGCCCCGACCCACGCGATGCAGGCCTTCCGCGACACCCTCCTGTCCTTCCTCGCCGACCTGTCGGCCGGCGACAACCTGCCCGGCGACGTGCAGGTGCTGCGCCGCCCCGATCCGCTCCCGGGCTGA